Sequence from the Thermodesulfobacteriota bacterium genome:
TCCACGCGTGGCTCACCCCCGAGGGAGCCCCCCTGGGGCCGGCGCTCACCGCCTTCATTGCCGTCCTCATCATCGCGTGCCCCTGCGCCCTGGGGCTCGCCACCCCCACGGCGGTCATGGTGGGCACGGGCCGGGGGGCGGAGCTCGGCATCCTCATCAAGGGAGCGGCAGCGCTCCAGCAGGCGGGGGAGGTCCAGGCCGTGGTCTTCGACAAGACGGGCACCCTCACCCGGGGGGAGCCCCGGCTCACCGACGCGGTGCCGGCGCCCGGATTTGCCGCACCGGAGCTCCTGGCCCTGGCGGCGGCCGCCGAGACCGGGTCGGAGCATCCCCTGGGGGAGGCTCTCGTCACCGCTGCCCGGGAACAGGATCTCGAGCTTCCTCGGGCCGAGGGCTTCCGGGCCGAGCCGGGCAAGGGCATCTCCGCCCAGGTGGAAGGGAGGCGGGTTCTGGTGGGCACCGCCCGCTTCCTGTCCGAGGCCGGGGTGGATCCAGCCCCCCTCCTGGCGGAGAAGGAGCGCCTCGAGGGGGAGGGGAAGACCGCCCTGTGCGTCGGGGTGGACGGCCGGCCGGCGGGCCTCCTGGCGGTGGCCGACACCTTGAAGGAGCACTCCCGGGAGGCCGTGGCCGCCCTGAAGCGGCTAGGGGTGCAGGTGCTGCTCCTCACGGGGGACAACCGGCGCACGGCCGAGGCCATCGGCCGCCAGGTGGGGATCGACCGGGTCCTGGCCGAGGTGCTCCCGGCCGAGAAGGCGCGGGAGGTGACGGCGCTCCAGGCCGAGGGGCTCACCGTGGCCATGGTGGGCGACGGCATCAACGACGCCCCGGCCCTCACCCAGGCCGATGTGGGGATCGCGCTGGGCACGGGCACCGACGTGGCCATCGAGTCCGCCGACATCGTGCTCGTGAAGGACGATCTGCGCGACGTGGTGCGGGCCATGGATCTCAGCCGCTACACCCTGCGCAAGATCCGCCAGAACCTCTTCTGGGCCTTCGTCTACAACACCGTGGGCATTCCCATCGCCGCCGGCGCCCTCTACCCCTTTACCGGCTGGCTCCTCAACCCCATGATCGCCGGCGCCGCCATGGCCTTCTCCAGTGTCTCGGTGGTCACCAATTCGCTGCTCATGCGCAACTACCGGCCGGCGGGGTAGGGGTTCCCCACGCCAGGGGGGGCCGTCCCCCCCGGTCGAAATCCAAATAGAAATCGAGATCGACCCCGATTTCGATTTCGATTTCGATTTGGAGGGGGGTGTTCCCCGGGGGAGGGGGAGGCGCGCTATGATGGGGGCTCCACCCGCTCGCCGGAGGAACCGCACCATGCCCGCCCCCCGACCCCACGGCGGCCGGCCCCGCTGCCCGGAGGCCCCTTGAGCCGAGGTACCGCCTCCCGCCGCCCGGCGGAAGTCTCGGCCCCCTCCGAGCAGATCCTCGAGCTCCCCGCCCCTTCGGGGGACGGGGAGCTGCGCTATGCGGTGGTCTACCCCAACCGCCACTGCCTGGGGATGGCCAACCTGGGGTTTCAGGCGGTGGTGGGGCTCCTGGCGGGGTTGCCGGGGGCTCGCTGCCACCGGGCGTTTGCGGACTTTCCCCGCACCCTCGAAGCGGGCCGGGCACTGGGGGAGTACGACGTGGTGGCCCTGAGCCTCTCCTTCGAGGGAGACTACCCGGAGGCCCTCAACCTCCTGGAGGCCGCAGGTGTTCCCCTGCCCTCGGAGGACCGCACCGCCCAACACCCCCTGGTGCTCGGCGGCGGAGTGGCGGTCTCCCTGAACCCCGAACCCCTGGCGCCCTTCTTGGATGTCGCCTTCCTGGGCGAAGCGGAAGCGGGCCTGGCGCGCCTCCACGGCTTTCTCCTGCCCCGCCGCGGCATGCCCCGCCCGGCGCTCCTCCGGGAGCTCGCCGAGGCGGCCCTGCCCGGGGTCTACGTGCCGTCCTGCTATGCCCCCGCCGAGGGCTCGGACCGCCCCCTCCCCCTGGACGCCGCGCCGGACTCCGTGGCGCGGGTCTGGGCCGAAAACCCCTGGGACCCGGCCCGGACGCGCATCCTCGCCTCCGGCGATGCCTTCGGGGGGGCGTACCTCCTGGAGGTGAGCCGGGGGTGCCCCCACGCCTGCCGCTTTTGCGCCGCCGGGTACGGCACCCGCCCCGCCCGCTTCCTGCCCCTGGAGGCCCTGCTGCCCCACGCCCGGCTCGGGGCCCGCCGGGTGGGCCGGGTGGGCCTGGTAGGGGCCGCGGTCTCGGACCACCCGGAGCTCCCGGAGCTGGCCCGGGCCCTCCTGGACGAGGGCGCCGGGTTTACCGTATCGTCGTTTCGGGCGGAAAACCTCGACCCGGACATTCTGCAGCTCCTGGTGCGCGGAGGCCTCCAGACCCTGACCGTCGCCCTGGAGGCGGGCAGCGAACGGCTGCGGCGGCTCCTGGGAAAGGGAATCTCGGAGGAAGACGTGCTCCGGGCGGCCCGGATGGCCGGAGAGGCGGGCCTGCGCAACCTGCGGATCTACGCCATGGTGGGGCTGCCCACGGAGACCGACGAGGACGTGGAGGCCCTGGCCGGGGTGGCCGCGGCGGCCCGGGCGGCCCTGGGGGGGACCGTCACGGTGAGCGCCGCGCCCTTCGTTCCCAAGGCCCACACCCCCTTCCAGTGGGAGGCCATGGCTCCCGAGGCACTGTTGCGCAGCCGCCTGCGCCTGCTCCAGCGCCTGTGCGGCCGGGAAAAGGGGGTGCGGGCGGTGGGGGAGGCCCCCAAGTGGGCGCGGGTCCAGGGGCTGCTCTCCCGGGGGGGAAGGGAGGTGGCGCCGCTCCTGGACGCGGCCCGGCGCACGGGGGACTGGCGGTCGGCCCTGCGGTCGGAGATCGCCGCCCGGGTGCTCGACGGGCCGCGAGACCCCTCCGGCCCCCTGCCCTGGGATGTCGCCCGGGGGCTGCCGGGCCGGGAGCACCTCCTGGCGGAGCGCGAGGCCGCCTGGCGCGGAGCACCGCCCCGCCCCTGTCGGGCCCGTTTCCAAGGGGAGTGCCGGTTGTGCGGGGTCTGTGGGGCAGGATTCAACTCCCCCGCCGCTGCGGCCGATGCGTGACGTCTCGGGGCCGCACCGGCGCTCCGCGAAGGCCGAAAGGCGCGATTCCATGAAGCGAACCGTCCGTTGGGGGGGGGTCTGGGCCGTGGTCGCCTCGCTGGCGGTCCTGGCGGCGTGCACCGGCAACCCCGGCTCCGACGGCCGGGCTCCCCTGCGGGTGGCCGGCTCCCCCGTGGCCCGGGACGTGGCAGGACACCTTCTCGCGGACTTTGCCGCGTCCCGGCCGAGCGTCGCAGTCCGCCACCTGCCCTCGGCCCACACGCCGGCCGCCCTGCAGGCGCTGCGGGCCGGCGAACTCGATCTCGCCTACCTGGCGCGGGAGCCCGGCCGGGAGGAACGGGGAGGGCTCTTCGTCTACCCCTTCGCCAGTGAGCCGATCGTCTTTGCCGCCCACCGGGGCACCGGCGTCCTTGGGCTTTCCACCCGCCAGCTCCGGGAGCTCTACAGCGGCAAGGTCCGCAACTGGGCCGAGGTGGGGGGCGCCGACCGGCCGGTTGTCCTCCTGGACCGGCCCGAGTTCAGCTCGACCAAGCGGCTCCTGCGGGCGGGGCCCTTCGGGGAGCTGGCCATCGAGCCCGGGGCCGCCGTCCTGGAGGGCGAGGACCTGATGGAGTCGGCCCTGGAGGCCTACCCGGGTGCCCTGGGGTACACGAGCCTGCGCAGCGCCCTGGCCCTGGGGGAGAAGGTGGACGTGCTACGGCTGGACGGGGTCTACCCCGACCCGGAAGCCCTGCGCAGCGGGCGCTACCGCCTGTCTCGCGCCCTGGCCTTCGCGGTGCGCGACCCCGTGTCCCCCCAGGCCCGTGCCTTCCTGGACTTCGCGGGTTCGGAGGCGGGCCGGCAGGTCCTCGGCGCCCACGCCCTGATCGCCCTACGGCGAGAGATCCGGGTGGCCGTGCCCCCCATGCGCGACGTGGTCTCCCTCGAGCTCAAGTACGGCGGCCTCGCCCGGTACCTGCAAGAGCGGCTCGGGCGGCCCGTGGAGCTCGTGCACCAGCCCTCCTACACCGCCCTCCTGGAGGCCTTTCGCGCCAACCAGGTGGACGCCGCGCTCCTGGGAAGCTTCACCTACATCGTCACCCACCTGGAGGCGGGCGTGCAGGTGCTGGCCCGTCCCGAATACGCGGGCGTTTCCCACTACCGGGGCGTGTTCTACGTGCGCGCCGGCAGCCCCTACCGCAGGGTCGAGGACCTGGCGGGCGCCCGGCTCGTGCACTCGGGGCGCGCCACCACCGCCGGATATCTCTGGTGCCTCTACGCCCTGGGCACCCGGGGACTCCCGGCCCCCGAAGCGTTCTTCGGAAGCTTCGTGGACGCCGGCTCCCACGAGGCAGCCCTGCGGGCGGTCCTGGACGGCAGGGCCGACGTGGCGGCGGCCAAGGACCTGGTGTACCAGGAGATGGCCGCGGGCGAGCCGGGCCTGCGGGGAGCGCTGCGGGAGGTGGCGGCCTCGCCCCCCGTGCCCTCCAACGGCTTTGCCGCCGGACCGCTCCTGACCCCGGAGCTCAAGGAGCAGATCCGGGGGCTCCTCCTCTCCATGGATCAGACGCCCCGGGGCCGCAAGGCCCTCTCGGACCTGGGGGCCGAGCGGTTCCTGGAAACTGCCGACACCGACTACGCCAACCTCTACGAGATGGTGGGGGCCGTCTCGGACCAGCTGGCCGACTTCTTCCACTACCGATGAGCCGCACCACGAGCCTTCGCCGGCGCTTCCTCTTCTCCTTCGCGGGGCTCCTCGGGGGGCTGGCCGTCCTGAGCCTGGTGCTCACGGTGGGCATCCTGTTCCTTTCCTACCGGACCACGGTGGAGGAGCGCATCCACGAGGTGGGCCACCGGTTTGCGGAGGCGCTCCGGGAGGCGGAGGAGGCCCTGCTCTTCCGCACCCGGATCCTCGCGGATCTGGGAAGGATCGAAGCCCTGGGGCTCGAGGCCCGCGTCCTGCGCGAGGTCCAGGTCCACACCCTCCAGTGGCTCAAGCGCGACGGCCTCCACGTGGTGGGCGCGGGGAACCCCGAGTTCTGGGAGCGCCGGGGAGAGCACGCGCGCCTCCTGGAGCGCGCCTTCGCCGGAATCCCCTCGGTGGCGCTCGAAGTGGCCGAAGGGGAACCCCCGCGGCTCCTGGGCGCCTCGCCCCGGGAGCACGACCGGGGCGTGGCCGAGGTGATCCTCGCGGCCCTGCCCCTGGACCGGCAGACCATGGAGCGCCTGGCCCGCCGGGCGGGGGGAGAGATCGCCCTCCTCGACGAGCAGGGGCACCTGCTGGCAACCAGCCTGGCGGTCCCCGGGGGCCAGCGGCACCTCGGAGCCGCGGGAGGAACCCCGGGGGCGGGCGGCCACACGGTGATCAACGGCAGGGCCTACGACTTTCGGACCTTCCGCCTGGAGGTGGGGCACCGGCCCTACGGCACCTATGCCGTTCTCTGGCCCGTGGGCGATCTGCGTGCCCTGACGTGGCGACTGGCCCTGTGGCAGGCGGGGGGCGGGTGCGTGGGGTTCGCCCTCTTCTTCCTCCTCTACCGCAAGGTGGTGGCCACCACCTCCGACGACGTGGAGGCCCTGACCGGGTGGGCCCGGGGGTTCACCCCCGAGGCGCCCGAGCCCCCGCCGGCCCTGTCGCGCACCGATGAGGTGGGGGTGCTCTCCCAGGCCTTTTCCGGCCTCGCCGGCCACCTGGCCGAGGTCCTGGACGAGGTGGAGGTGAAGAATCGGGAGCTCGCGGACGCCAACCTCCTCCTGGAGGACAAGGTACGCGACAAGACCCGGGAGGTGGAGCAACAGAAGCGCCTGTTCGAGACGGTGCTCTCGGGCATGGCCCAGGCGGTGTTCCTGGTGGACCGGGAGCGGGTGATCGCCTACGCGAACCCCGCTGCGGTGCGCGGCTTCGGCCCCAT
This genomic interval carries:
- the phnD gene encoding phosphate/phosphite/phosphonate ABC transporter substrate-binding protein, which gives rise to MKRTVRWGGVWAVVASLAVLAACTGNPGSDGRAPLRVAGSPVARDVAGHLLADFAASRPSVAVRHLPSAHTPAALQALRAGELDLAYLAREPGREERGGLFVYPFASEPIVFAAHRGTGVLGLSTRQLRELYSGKVRNWAEVGGADRPVVLLDRPEFSSTKRLLRAGPFGELAIEPGAAVLEGEDLMESALEAYPGALGYTSLRSALALGEKVDVLRLDGVYPDPEALRSGRYRLSRALAFAVRDPVSPQARAFLDFAGSEAGRQVLGAHALIALRREIRVAVPPMRDVVSLELKYGGLARYLQERLGRPVELVHQPSYTALLEAFRANQVDAALLGSFTYIVTHLEAGVQVLARPEYAGVSHYRGVFYVRAGSPYRRVEDLAGARLVHSGRATTAGYLWCLYALGTRGLPAPEAFFGSFVDAGSHEAALRAVLDGRADVAAAKDLVYQEMAAGEPGLRGALREVAASPPVPSNGFAAGPLLTPELKEQIRGLLLSMDQTPRGRKALSDLGAERFLETADTDYANLYEMVGAVSDQLADFFHYR
- a CDS encoding heavy metal translocating P-type ATPase — its product is AELSLTGVDSAHCAGLVEKALGGLPGVESASVNLATSRARVAYDPSRIRVSRMIEAVKAAGYGARPAESRDAETEAREADSRHFRVRLLVAWSFALPLLYVAMGEMVGLPVPRLTHREMGLLQLALCTPIVAAGFHFYANGSRALWNLSPNMDSLVAIGTGTAYLYSLYQTFWGGGHLYFEVAGLLLAFILLGKTLEAIARGKTSQAIKKLVGLQPRTARVFRDGREIEVPVEEVEVGDRVRVRPGEKIPVDGRVLEGSSAVDESMITGESLPVEKGLGDVVIGATVNKTGTFLFEATRVGSETALAQIIHLVEEAQGSKAPIQDLADKVAAVFVPAVVLLAALALHAWLTPEGAPLGPALTAFIAVLIIACPCALGLATPTAVMVGTGRGAELGILIKGAAALQQAGEVQAVVFDKTGTLTRGEPRLTDAVPAPGFAAPELLALAAAAETGSEHPLGEALVTAAREQDLELPRAEGFRAEPGKGISAQVEGRRVLVGTARFLSEAGVDPAPLLAEKERLEGEGKTALCVGVDGRPAGLLAVADTLKEHSREAVAALKRLGVQVLLLTGDNRRTAEAIGRQVGIDRVLAEVLPAEKAREVTALQAEGLTVAMVGDGINDAPALTQADVGIALGTGTDVAIESADIVLVKDDLRDVVRAMDLSRYTLRKIRQNLFWAFVYNTVGIPIAAGALYPFTGWLLNPMIAGAAMAFSSVSVVTNSLLMRNYRPAG
- a CDS encoding radical SAM protein, with protein sequence MSRGTASRRPAEVSAPSEQILELPAPSGDGELRYAVVYPNRHCLGMANLGFQAVVGLLAGLPGARCHRAFADFPRTLEAGRALGEYDVVALSLSFEGDYPEALNLLEAAGVPLPSEDRTAQHPLVLGGGVAVSLNPEPLAPFLDVAFLGEAEAGLARLHGFLLPRRGMPRPALLRELAEAALPGVYVPSCYAPAEGSDRPLPLDAAPDSVARVWAENPWDPARTRILASGDAFGGAYLLEVSRGCPHACRFCAAGYGTRPARFLPLEALLPHARLGARRVGRVGLVGAAVSDHPELPELARALLDEGAGFTVSSFRAENLDPDILQLLVRGGLQTLTVALEAGSERLRRLLGKGISEEDVLRAARMAGEAGLRNLRIYAMVGLPTETDEDVEALAGVAAAARAALGGTVTVSAAPFVPKAHTPFQWEAMAPEALLRSRLRLLQRLCGREKGVRAVGEAPKWARVQGLLSRGGREVAPLLDAARRTGDWRSALRSEIAARVLDGPRDPSGPLPWDVARGLPGREHLLAEREAAWRGAPPRPCRARFQGECRLCGVCGAGFNSPAAAADA
- a CDS encoding ATP-binding protein, with amino-acid sequence MSRTTSLRRRFLFSFAGLLGGLAVLSLVLTVGILFLSYRTTVEERIHEVGHRFAEALREAEEALLFRTRILADLGRIEALGLEARVLREVQVHTLQWLKRDGLHVVGAGNPEFWERRGEHARLLERAFAGIPSVALEVAEGEPPRLLGASPREHDRGVAEVILAALPLDRQTMERLARRAGGEIALLDEQGHLLATSLAVPGGQRHLGAAGGTPGAGGHTVINGRAYDFRTFRLEVGHRPYGTYAVLWPVGDLRALTWRLALWQAGGGCVGFALFFLLYRKVVATTSDDVEALTGWARGFTPEAPEPPPALSRTDEVGVLSQAFSGLAGHLAEVLDEVEVKNRELADANLLLEDKVRDKTREVEQQKRLFETVLSGMAQAVFLVDRERVIAYANPAAVRGFGPMTGRPCESLWGAPGPCCSPEPVVAEVRRGPHTYLVSFTPLEGQEGGVMVAQDVTERRDLERQLLQSQKLESIGRLAAGVAHDFNNILGAIVPCVEVLRRRVAEPRARTYLDTIDSATGRASEVVKQLLAFSRAGGARRVPLELNGAVEGALRLLRPSLKQVNLEWHPGEGLPLVAADETQLQQVVLNLALNAVDAMAGKGSLRISTQAVPGGRGALLTVADTGPGIPGDLAGKVFDPFFTTKEVGKGSGLGLSIVYGIVENHGGRIRLVSPTEGGARFEIELPASPPAEAGAPPAPRPTLLLVDDDPLLLQSLASGLEDLGFAVRTARTAEDALATLEDGAAAGEPGAALLDVRMPG